In a single window of the Rhodamnia argentea isolate NSW1041297 chromosome 2, ASM2092103v1, whole genome shotgun sequence genome:
- the LOC115735105 gene encoding uncharacterized protein LOC115735105: MGNYVSCTLSGPAGRQSRAAKVIFPGREVQQFHAPTKAAELMLETPNYFLVNSASLRPGRRLSALNADEDLEMANVYVMFPMRRLSSFVTAADMGALFLTASSAAKRGGSRVRALPESGKEREAEATTAAAPKLNLEEIEGFSTTEFMHRLSMSKSKKPLLETITED; the protein is encoded by the coding sequence ATGGGGAACTACGTGTCGTGCACCCTGTCGGGCCCCGCCGGGCGGCAGTCGAGGGCCGCGAAGGTGATCTTCCCGGGCAGGGAGGTCCAGCAGTTCCACGCGCCCACCAAGGCGGCCGAGCTCATGCTCGAGACCCCGAACTACTTCCTCGTCAACTCGGCGTCGCTCCGCCCCGGGCGGCGGCTCTCGGCCCTCAACGCGGACGAGGACCTCGAGATGGCGAACGTCTACGTCATGTTCCCGATGCGGCGGCTCAGCTCCTTCGTGACCGCGGCCGACATGGGCGCCCTGTTCCTCACCGCGAGCTCCGCCGCCAAGCGGGGCGGGAGCCGGGTGAGGGCCCTGCCGGAGTCGGGCAAGGAGAGGGAGGCCGAGGCGACGACCGCCGCCGCGCCGAAGCTGAACCTGGAGGAGATCGAAGGGTTCTCGACGACGGAGTTCATGCATAGACTCTCCATGTCGAAGTCAAAGAAGCCTTTGCTGGAAACCATAACCGAAGACTGA